A section of the Acanthochromis polyacanthus isolate Apoly-LR-REF ecotype Palm Island chromosome 1, KAUST_Apoly_ChrSc, whole genome shotgun sequence genome encodes:
- the lbh gene encoding protein LBH, with the protein MSVFSPQIYCPVFVPSRDMTEVMINSTPMEDMRLSPSKDRLSFQIFPDPSDFDRCCKLKDRLPSIVVEPTEGEVESGELRWPPEEFLVSEEEEEEDEEEEQSNGSIQNGQPTQNSQH; encoded by the exons CCCAGTGTTTGTGCCCAGCCGAGATATGACTGAGGTGATGATCAACAGCACCCCCATGGAGGACATGAGGCTCAGCCCCAGCAAGGACAGGCTCTCCTTCCAG ATATTCCCAGACCCGTCGGACTTTGACCGCTGCTGTAAGCTCAAAGATCGTCTACCATCCATCGTGGTCGAGCCCACAGAAGGAGAAGTTGAGAGCGGGGAGCTTCGCTGGCCTCCAGAGGAGTTCCTGGTCagtgaagaggaagaggaggaagacgaaGAAGAGGAACAGAGTAATGGCAGCATCCAAAATGGACAGCCGACACAGAATTCTCAGCACTAG
- the lclat1 gene encoding lysocardiolipin acyltransferase 1 isoform X2: MQVACFVFIQRRWEEDKKHLENMLDYFCDIREPLQLLLFPEGTDLTENTRAKSDAFATQNSLPKLEYVLHPRTTGFTFIVDQLRKGDNLDAVHDVTVAYPKNIPQTERHLILGHFPREIHFHVRRYPVSSLPSSSELESWCRERWAEKEIRLRDFYSSQPRAFDRDGAARVPPCKSELRVALIKAASLLYWSSFIALCFTGLWLWAPFRLYFLVLVGVFMAQQKLVGGLELLELACHRYWKSVAADVGGKNKVLDRKLQ; this comes from the exons ATGCAGGTGGCCTGCTTTGTCTTTATTCAGCGGCGTTGGGAGGAGGACAAGAAGCACTTAGAGAACATGCTGGACTACTTTTGTGACATCAGAGAGcccctgcagctgctgctgttccccGAAGGCACGGACCTCACTG AAAATACAAGAGCGAAGAGTGATGCGTTTGCCACACAGAACAGCCTGCCTAAGTTGGAGTATGTGCTTCACCCCCGCACCACCGGATTCACCTTTATTGTGGACCAACTTCGAAAAG GAGACAACCTGGATGCCGTCCATGATGTTACAGTGGCCTACCCCAAGAACATCCCTCAGACAGAACGCCACCTCATACTGGGCCATTTCCCACGCGAGATCCACTTCCACGTCCGCCGCTATCCAGTGTCCTCACTTCCCTCATCCTCTGAGCTAGAGTCTTGGTGTCGAGAGCGTTGGGCTGAAAAGGAGATCCGTCTTCGGGACTTTTACTCGAGCCAGCCCCGGGCCTTTGACAGGGATGGCGCTGCTCGTGTGCCACCCTGTAAGTCAGAGCTGCGAGTGGCTCTGATCAAAGCCGCCTCTTTGCTGTACTGGAGCAGCTTCATTGCTCTGTGTTTCACTGGCCTGTGGCTCTGGGCTCCTTTCAGGCTCTACTTCCTTGTCCTGGTTGGAGTGTTTATGGCCCAGCAGAAGCTGGTTGGGGGGCTAGAGCTGCTGGAGCTGGCTTGCCATCGATACTGGAAGTCAGTGGCTGCAGATGTAGGTGGGAAGAATAAGGTGCTAGATAGGAAGTTGCagtga
- the LOC110955914 gene encoding protein yippee-like 5 translates to MGRIFLDHIGGTRLFSCANCDTILTNRSELISTRFTGATGRAFLFNKVVNLQYSEVQDRVMLTGRHMVRDVSCKNCNSKLGWIYEFATEDSQRYKEGRVILERALVRESEGFEEHVPSDNS, encoded by the exons ATGGGCCGTATCTTCTTGGACCACATTGGCGGAACGCGCCTCTTCTCCTGTGCCAACTGTGACACCATCCTGACTAATCGGTCTGAGCTCATCTCCACACGATTCACAGGAGCCACCGGAAGAGCGTTCCTCTTCAATAAG GTGGTGAACCTGCAGTACAGCGAGGTGCAGGACAGAGTGATGCTCACTGGCAGGCACATGGTAAGAGACGTCAGCTGCAAGAACTGCAACAGCAAGCTGGGTTGGATCTATGAGTTTGCCACCGAGGACAGTCAGCGGTACAAGGAGGGACGCGTCATCCTGGAGAGGGCTCTGGTCAGAGAGAGCGAGGGCTTTGAAGAGCATGTTCCCTCAGACAATTCATGA
- the lclat1 gene encoding lysocardiolipin acyltransferase 1 isoform X1, whose translation MAVSVRGLYFVVTLFLGSFFGSVFMLGPVLPLMLLSPAWYRWITDRIVATWLTLPVSLLELVFGVKVVITGDGFIPGERSVIIMNHRTRLDWMFLWCCLLRYSYLRLEKICLKAALKAVPGFGWAMQVACFVFIQRRWEEDKKHLENMLDYFCDIREPLQLLLFPEGTDLTENTRAKSDAFATQNSLPKLEYVLHPRTTGFTFIVDQLRKGDNLDAVHDVTVAYPKNIPQTERHLILGHFPREIHFHVRRYPVSSLPSSSELESWCRERWAEKEIRLRDFYSSQPRAFDRDGAARVPPCKSELRVALIKAASLLYWSSFIALCFTGLWLWAPFRLYFLVLVGVFMAQQKLVGGLELLELACHRYWKSVAADVGGKNKVLDRKLQ comes from the exons ATGGCTGTGTCGGTGCGGGGCCTCTACTTCGTGGTGACCCTGTTTTTGGGTAGTTTCTTTGGAAGCGTCTTCATGCTGGGTCCAGTTTTGCCCCTCATGCTGTTGTCTCCTGCCTGGTACCGCTGGATAACTGATCGGATCGTTGCTACCTGGCTCACCCTGCCTGTG TCTTTGCTGGAGCTGGTGTTTGGGGTGAAGGTGGTGATAACAGGTGATGGCTTCATCCCGGGGGAGCGAAGCGTGATCATCATGAATCACCGCACCCGTCTGGACTGGATGTTTCTGTGGTGTTGTCTGCTCAGGTACAGCTACCTTCGTCTGGAAAAGATCTGCCTCAAGGCTGCACTCAAGGCTGTACCTGGCTTTG GATGGGCAATGCAGGTGGCCTGCTTTGTCTTTATTCAGCGGCGTTGGGAGGAGGACAAGAAGCACTTAGAGAACATGCTGGACTACTTTTGTGACATCAGAGAGcccctgcagctgctgctgttccccGAAGGCACGGACCTCACTG AAAATACAAGAGCGAAGAGTGATGCGTTTGCCACACAGAACAGCCTGCCTAAGTTGGAGTATGTGCTTCACCCCCGCACCACCGGATTCACCTTTATTGTGGACCAACTTCGAAAAG GAGACAACCTGGATGCCGTCCATGATGTTACAGTGGCCTACCCCAAGAACATCCCTCAGACAGAACGCCACCTCATACTGGGCCATTTCCCACGCGAGATCCACTTCCACGTCCGCCGCTATCCAGTGTCCTCACTTCCCTCATCCTCTGAGCTAGAGTCTTGGTGTCGAGAGCGTTGGGCTGAAAAGGAGATCCGTCTTCGGGACTTTTACTCGAGCCAGCCCCGGGCCTTTGACAGGGATGGCGCTGCTCGTGTGCCACCCTGTAAGTCAGAGCTGCGAGTGGCTCTGATCAAAGCCGCCTCTTTGCTGTACTGGAGCAGCTTCATTGCTCTGTGTTTCACTGGCCTGTGGCTCTGGGCTCCTTTCAGGCTCTACTTCCTTGTCCTGGTTGGAGTGTTTATGGCCCAGCAGAAGCTGGTTGGGGGGCTAGAGCTGCTGGAGCTGGCTTGCCATCGATACTGGAAGTCAGTGGCTGCAGATGTAGGTGGGAAGAATAAGGTGCTAGATAGGAAGTTGCagtga